AAGCCGCTGATATCGGCGTGGCCATGGGCATGACCGGCACCGATGTGTCCAAGGAAGCGGCCGACATGGTGCTTGCCGACGACAACTTCGCAACCATTGTCGCAGCTGTCGAGGAAGGCCGAGGAATCTTCTCGAACATCCGTAAGTTTCTGCGATACCTTCTTTCGTCGAACATCGGTGAAGTCATGACCATGTTCTTCGGAGTCGTGCTGATTGAGGCGCTCGGACTATCCGGGGCGAGCGGTGACAAAGTCGTCCTTCCGCTGCTGGCCACGCAGATCCTCTGGATCAACTTCGTCACCGACGGCGCACCTGCTCTCGCCCTTGGTGTCGATCCTGTGGATCCGGCGGTGATGAGGCGGCCCCCTCGGCCGCGGGAAGAGGGAGTACTCACCCCCCGGACATGGGCAGGCATCATCTTTGTTGGTGTGGTGACGGCGGTCGGCACCTTGTTCGTGCTCGATGCCTCTCTTCCCGGAGGGCTTGTCGAAGGGTCGGGCACATTGCGTTATGCCCAAACGATGGCGTTCACGACGCTCGTGTTGTTTCAGCTTTTTAACGTGTTCAACGCGCGCTCGGACGAGGGAAGCGCATTTGAGGGGCTTGATCGGAATGCCTGGCTCTGGGGCGCGATCGCATTGGCGCTCCTCCTGCAAATCGCGGTCATCTACATTCCCTTCCTTCAGAAGGCGTTCTCGACCGTGAGCCTGAGCGTCTGTGACTGGTTGTTCTGTACGGCTGTCGCAAGCTCGGTGCTGTTACTGCGCGAGCTGAGTAAAGTGGTGACCCGCGCGATGGACAGGCGCCACAGCTGCATACCAGATCGACTGAGGGGCGCAGGATCGATGAATAGCTGAAGGATGACGACACTAGAGCGCTCCCCGCCGAAGTGGATACCGGTTCGGCGTGAGGGAGCACGAAAAATAAAAGGCTTAGGAGCCGTGCCCGTTTCCGTTGAAACGGGCACGGCTCTCGTCAGCCGGACGCCCGCGTTGGGAAGAGGGACAAGGATCGCCAATTGACAAGCACGCGCATTGGAGGAGGTCACGATGACATCGTCCAAGACAAAGCCGGATGCCGTCGACAGGGCCTGCATCTTTGACGTCGATGGTGTCCTGCTTGCCTCCCCGCACGAGCGTGCGTGGCGCGAGGCGCTCCGCGGTTTCGCCGATCCATCGCGCTTCACCACCGCCCTGTATCAGGCCTATGTCGCCGGCAAGCCGCGGCTCGACGGCGCCTTTGCGGGCCTGACCGCCTTGGGTTTACCCGATGCGCAGCGCCTTGCGGCGGCATATGGCGAGGCAAAGCAGCGTTGCCTGGACAGGATCATCGCAGCCGAGGGCGTCGCGGCATTTCCCGATGCCCTCCGCTTCGTCCGAGCCCTCACCGAGCGGGGCTGGCGGTTGGCGGCAGCCTCATCCTCGAAGAATGCCGAGAGGATGATGCGGCTGGTGCTCCTGCACGAGGGCCGGACGCTCCTCGATGCCTTCGTGGTGACCGTCTGCGGTCGCGACCTGCGGCACGGCAAACCCGACCCGGAGATCTTCCTCCTGGCCGCCGCCGAATTGCAGGTCGGTCCGATGCGATGCATCGTGTTCGAGGATGCGCCTGCGGGCATCCAGGCCGCGCGCGCGGGCCATATGACCGCGATTGGCGTCGCCAGGCTCGGCGATGCAGCGGGATTGTGGGCAGCCGGCGCCCACCGCGTCGTGGCGAGCCTCGACGAACTCTGCATCGACGACCTCGTCCTGCATCAGCCTTCCGGAGAAGCGGCATGATCGTGTCCGGCACCACAGCCCAGGCACTCGTACCAACCGCGGATCCGTCCTGGCTCCTGCGCGAGACAGGATACGAACTCCTGCGCGAAAGCACCTTCGAGACGCGCTTTGCCATCAGCAATGGCTTTCTGGGCGTGCGGGGCGGGCTCGCGACCCATCTCGGAGCCTGCCGGGCCATCCCGCCACGCACCTATGTGGCCGGGCTGTTCGACACGCCGACCCCGGACAGTGCGGTGCCGGAACTCGTGCCGGCCGCCGACTGGCTGCAGGTCCGCATCCTGCTGCCGGACGGTCCTCTGATGCGCTGCCCGAACCGGTCCTCGCGCGCGCTCACCTTGGACATGCGGCGCGGCACGCTGTTCACGGAAGCGCGACAAACCTGCAACGCCCCTCTCGATGTTCGCCTCCGCACGCTGCGCTTGGTTTCGTTGGACTTACGCGCCATTGGGATGCAGTTGATCGAGCTGGAAATCGAGAACGGTGTCAGTGACCTCACGCTCGAAGCCAGCTTCGGACCGACAGACTTCGAACTCGCACCGGAGCGAGCGGATCTCGATCTGAAGGCCTGGCGCACTTGGCGGTCCGGCAGGAGCCTTGCCATTGCGGCGGCGGCTTCGCTTCAGGTCGACGGCACAGAGCGCCAGCCCACTGCACGCGGAGACCTGAGCTGGTCTTGGAGTTGGACAGCCAGTCCGGGCCAGGTCGTAAGCTTCCAACGCATCATCGCGGTGACGCGGCACCATTCCGTGGATGTTCACTCTGGCGCCAGGGCGCGCAAGGAACTGGCCGCCGCACGCACGCTGGGCTGGCAAGGCCTCATCGCCCGGCATGAGGCGGCCTGGGCTGGACGATGGCATTGCAGCGACGTCCGGGTCGAGGGCGACCCGGCTGCGCAGGCCGCCTTGCGGTTCGCCATCTTCCACCTGAACGGAGCCGTGAACCCGTCAGACCCACAGGTCTCTGTCGCGGCCCGCGCCCTCACGGGCGACGATTACCGCGGCCATGTCTTCTGGGACACCGAGATCTTCCTGCTGCCCTTCTACACGCTGACCTGGCCGGAGGCGGCGCGTACGCTCCTGATGTACCGCTTTCGCACGTTGGATGCCGCTAGAGCCAAGGCTGCCGCGATGGGCTGGCGGGGAGCCCTCTATGCATGGGAATCTGCGGATATCGGGGACGAAGTCACACCTAAGCAAACGGTCGGCCCAGACCGCAAGATCCTCGACATTCTCTGCGGTAGCCAAGAGCAGCACATCAGCGCCGATGTCGCCTATGCGGTCTGGCAGTACTGGCGGGCGACAGAGGACGAGACCTTCCTCCGGGAGGCAGGCGCCGAGATCATCCTGGAGACGGCCCGGTTTTGGGCAGCCCGAGCCGAACCTGAGGCGGATGGCCTACGCCACATCCGCGGCATCATCGGGCCGGACGAGTACCATGAGGCGGTGGATGACAACGCCTTCACCAACATGATGGCCCGGTGGAACATCGAGCGGGGGCTCGACGTAGCAGCCCTGCTGCAAGAACTTTGGCCCGAGACCTGGGACGGCTTATCAGAGCGTCTCGGTCTTGATGAACCGGAGTTGATTCAGTGGCGCGAGGCTGCGCAGACGATCGTGACCGGTTTCGACCCGGCAACGGGCCTGTTCGAGCAGTTCGCGGGCTTCTCGGCCCTGGAGGAGATTGATCTGGCGGCCTATTCGGGACGCTCGGTTCCGATGGATGTGGTGCTCGGACGCGAACGGACACAACTGACGCAGGTGATCAAGCAAGCCGATGTGGTCGCCCTCCTCGCGCTGCTGCCGGAGGTGTTCGCCGGGAGGGCCGCAGAAACGAACTTCGACCATTACGAACCGCGGTGCGGGCACGGCAGTTCGCTGAGCCGGGCCATGCACGGTATCGCTGCGGCACGACTCGGGCGCTCCGAGACGGCGCTGCAATACTTCCGCCAGAGTGCAGCCATCGATCTTGCCGATACTCATGTGGCGATCAGTGGCGGTATTCACATTGCGGCTCTTGGCGGTGTGTGGCTGATCGCGATCTTCGGAATTGCCGGGCTGTCGCTGCGCCCCGATGGCTTGGCCTTCGACCCGCAACTCCCTGAGGCTTGGCGCAGCCTCGAATTCCGCCTCCACTGGAGAGGACGGCACCTGATCGTCACCATCGATCCTGCTGCGCGGGTTTTCAGAGTGGCCCTTGAGACGGGCTCCGGCATGCCGGTTTACGTGCGGGGAAGCCGGTATCTGGTTTCAGCCGACGAAGCCCTCGCCGTGCCGCTCGATCCTTAGAGATTGTACGGGTCCGCGAAGACGGCGTCGTGGTGAATGTCGGGCAGGGAAACGGGCCTCGCGGGTTCGTGCTGCCCGACCCCCGGGAAGGCTCCCTTCCACCTCCATGCATGCAGCCGCATGTGGGCCAACCCACCTTCCTCAGCGCCTTTGCGGACGATCGCCGTCTGCGCGTCAGTGGCTCATCAAGCAGCGGACGCGCGCATCCTGCAGGATCAAGCGAATGGCGCCGCCGAACGCTTACTCGCGCAGCCGGCTGTTACCCGACAAGCCGAGGCGAGCGATAATGGTGCCGCTGAGGATGGCGCTTGCGGCCGGCATCCTCTGCTGGGCGTACCCCCAGACCCAAGGCGAGATGATCAGGAGCGCGCCCAGGCTGAGTCGTACAATGGACGGCAGAAGCCGAGCCTGTGTTCTATCGTTCGTCATGATGACCCTCCTTCAGAAAGCAAAGGTCATTGCTGCGCGTGAAACACCGCATTAGACAGGCCTCGTTGAGCACCTGTCTTTCACTTAGCGAGCGCATGCTCACTCGCGCGCGAAACGCAGAACCTGGCCGAAAGTTTCGTAAGCTAGACCTCGTTTCAGAGCGATCTTGCGAGGCGTCTGACGAGGATCATGGCGGCAGCGAGCGATCCAGCCGCAGGTCTGTTTGATGATCGATCGCCGTGGCTACACCGCAAAAGCTGTCGTCCCGTGCTCCGGCTCGACTGGAGGGCGGTCATCGCTGCGGCGGCATCCTGAGGCGCCAACCTCGGCAGATGTGGATCAGCCTGGAGCGCGCGCCTGCTGGTTGAGGCTTGAGCGAACTATCGGCAACAGGACGTGCGCAGAAAACGACCGGTTCCGGACAGGCCGCCCCCCACCGGTCGTGGGCACGAGAGACCTCCTGAGGGGCGCCATGGCCGCAGCGCCATGCGCAGACCTCGCCGAGGATCAGCGCCGGCTGGCCATCGCCCCTCGCGTCTCAGACGAGAAAAGCGCGCCACGGCGGGAGCCGGGCAGGCTGAGAAGGGCACTATTGCAGGAGCGCCAGACAACCACGCCGGCCGGCGCGGCGCCTTCACCCGCGTTACCGGATCAGCAGCGAGGCGGCGGCCGTGCTGGTCCAGAACCAAGACTAGCGGCATTGATCCAGGATGTTGCACGCCTCGCAACGTGACCATGTACAAGCTGCCCAGGGAAGTACAGGACCCATCCAAGCGGCGGGCCGAACATGAAGGCCCACGGCCCTTCACGAGCCAGCGGCTGGGCCTTCGGGAGCTCAAACCAGGTGTCATCCCACGCTCAGGCGGCCTTGGCGTAAAACCGCGCTGACGCGCGCTCAACGGCGTTGACGACCTGATCTGGCGCCAAGTGATGGATCATGTGGCCCTGTCCCGGAACGACGATAAACTCGCTGTGCGGCAACTCGCGGTGGAGTCGCTCCGACTGACGCGCGACATCCGCGATCTGGTCGTCCGCGCCCGTGATGATCACCACCGGCAGCTTCAAGTCGCGGTAGTGCTCCCGAAGCTCTATGGTGACGGGCGTCATCAGCGCCGCATCCTCGGCCGCAGCGCGGAGCTGAGAGGGGCGGAGCATCAGCTCTTTCGGCATCTGCTCGTCGAAGCGCTCCGGCACGTCAGCGGGCGCGAACATGGCCTTGATCAAGCCCGGCAGGATGAGCCGAGAGAGCAGCGGCGACACAGTGTAGCGCAGCGCATCCCCGAGCACCGGGATCGCCGGCGGCGAGAACACAGCCACATCGGCCCGCAGCGTCGGGTAGTAGTAGCCCGAGGCGAGCACGAGGCTGCGCACGAGCTGCGGCGCCTGCAGCGCCAGGGCGACAGCGACCAAGCTGCCCCACGAGTGCCCGAGCACAACGGCCTGCGACACACCAAGACGCTCCAGCGCCTTCTGGAACAGCGTCGCGTGTGCCCTGGGTGTCCAGAGAGCCCGCGGGCGCGCGCTGTAGCCGTAGCCGGGCCGGTCGATGAGGATGACGCGGTGACGTTTGGCGAGCTCCTCGACGATGCCGCTGACGAGGAAATCCTGGATCAGGGTGCCGTTGCCGTGGATGAGCACCAAGGGCTCGCCCCGCCCACGTTCCATGTAGTGCAGGCACACACCATCAACTGTCATGAAGCGGCCGACCGGCGGGTGGCGCCGCTCGGCTTCCCGGGCTTTCGCGACCGCGTACAGCGCCGAGGCGCCGAGGGCAGCCGCTGACCCGATCAGGGCGGGAGCTAACCACTTCCGGCGGTTGGTGTGCGGCTTCGTGATGGGGGTGCTGTCGGTGTGCATACATCCTCGCTTGGTCCGAGCGGGGTCAAGCCGAAGTTCTGCGATTTGTTCCGAGAGGACGGTGACGGCAGAAGCCCTTGCGGGCGAGCAGCGTCAGACACGCCCGATGGCGAGTGCTGGTCCTACTCCCGCCCATGAACCGCGGGCGCGGTGGGCGGGCTCTTGGCCGCATCGGCCCTCACCCGCGCCTGCTTCCTGTCACGCTCGGCCTTGAGTTCCCGCTCGGCCATGAGCCAGAACTGCATCTCGAAGCCCTCGGGCCGGTGGTTGCGCTCCCAGAGGTCGTAGGCGCGCTCGCGGATCTGCTCGGGCGTGATCTCGTCTGGAGCTTCCATCGGTTGTTGCTCCTTCTTGAGCCGATCAGAGGGGCCCATCAGGCGGGGTGGATGACCACAGCGGCCCTCAAGCACCAATCTGCTGGTTTCTACCGGCTGCAAGGTCAGCCATTGCACGAGGCTGTGTGAGAACGCCTGATCTGCTAAGCTTGTCACCGCTCTGAGGAGGTCGGGATGACCCGCTTCATCGCAGGTGAGGATCGTCAGCAGGTCACGCTCCTTCCCGATTGCCTGGACGACTACGTCGCCGCGGACAATCCGGTCCGCCTCGCCGAGGCGTTCGTTGACGAACTCGACCTCGCCGCTCTCGGCTGTGCGGGAGCTGTGCCGGAGGCGACCGGCCGTCCGGCCTACGATCCGGCGACGCTGCTCAAGCTCTACCTGTACGGCTACCTCAACCGCATCCCGTCGAGCCGCCGCTTGGAACGCGAGAGCCCGCGCAACCTCGAGCTGATCTGGCTGACCGGCCGGCTGATGCCGGACTTCAAGACCCTGGCCGACTTCCGCAAGAACAATGGACCCGCGATCCAGGCCACCTGCGCGCAATTCGTCGTCCTGTGCCGTCGGCTGAACCTGTTCAGCAAGGCCATCGTCGCGGTCGATGGCAGCAAGTTCAAGGCCGTCAACAACCGCGACAAGAACTTCACGGTGGCCAAGCTCGAGGCCCGTGTGGCCCAGGTCGAGGCGAGCGTCGCCCGCTACCTCGCCGCCCTGGACCGGGCCGACCGCGAGCCAAGCGATGTGGCCGAGGCTCGGACCGCACGGCTCACCGAGAAGATCGCAGCCCTGCGCGAGCAGATGCAGGATCTGCAGGCGATGCGGCAGCGGGTCGAGGAGGCGCCCGACCAGCAGGTCGCGCTGACCGATCCCGACGCGCGCTCGCTGGCCACCCGCGGCAAGGGAACCGGTCTCGTCGGCTACAACGTTCAGGCGGCGGTCGATGTCGAGCACCACCTGATCGTGGCTCACGCCGTGACCAACGTCGGCAGCGATCGGGCCCAGCTCGCCCCGATGGGGGTCCTGGCGCAGGAGGCGACCGGCTGCGAGCCGATTACGGTGCTGGCCGACCGGGGCTACCTCAACGGCGATCAGGTGCTGGTCTGCGAGGGCACCGGAGTGCTGCCGTGCGTGCCCAAAACCTTGACTTCGGGCAACGTCAAACGCGGGCTCTTCACCGGGCAGGACTTCATCTACGACGCTCAGAAGGACCACTACACCTGTCCTGCCGGTCAGCATCTGACGAAGGCCCCCGCCCGATCCGATCGTCGGGACGAGATCGACCATTATCGCAACCGGACGGCGTGCCCGGCCTGCGCGCTCAAGCCTCGCTGCACGACGGAGGCGGCGCGGCGGATCAAGCGGTGGGTGCACGAGGGCGTGCTCGATGCGATGCAGGCGAGGCTTGATGGGATGCCGGACGCGATGAAGGTCCGCCGCCAGACCGTGGAGCACCCATTCGGCACGCTGAAGGCCTGGATGGGGGCTACGCACTTCCTGACCCGAACGCTAGCGAAGGTCAGAACCGAGATGAGCCTCCAGGTTCTCGCCTACAACATGAAGCGGATGATCCAGATCTTCGGGGTCGGAGCGCTGATCACGGCGATCCGGGCCTAAGCCCCGTACGCGCGAGCCCGCCGCCAAGGCTCACCCATGAGCCACGTCGACAAAACCCGCGTTCTCACACAGCCTGCACCCATACGAGACGCAAAAAGCGTCTCACCGCCGCGTCCAGGATGGGTATACCCATAAACGACCGCGAGCCCGAATGGCCGCTCAAGGTGGGTACCGGCCGTTGCTGCTGGGCCCACAAGCGGACATTCCGGGCGCAGCTCTGCGCTGGAAAACATCACCCCGCGCGTCCCTGGCCTGCGGTGCCAGCACCCTCCTGGAGCAACCGCCTCGCCAGGTAATCGATGAAGGCGCGTGCGGCCGCCGGGAGATGGACCCGCGACAGATAGAGGGCGTGGATGGGGTGAGGTGGTGGCCTCCAGGCTGGAAGCACGACCCGGAGGGCACCGCTGGCCAAGTGGCCCACTACGGCGAAGTCCGGGAGCATGGCGATCCCGAGGCCTGCGAGCGCCGCTCGCCTGAGGGCAAGGGCCTCGTTCGTGCGGAAAGGACCGTTCGCTTTCACGGTTACACTCTCGCCGCCAGCCTGTAGCGTCCACTCGGCTGCGCCGAAGTTGGTGTAGGTGAGGCAGGCGTGCGCGTGCAGCTCAGAGGGCTGCAGCGGCGTTCCGCGTTCGTCCAGGTAGCGCGGCGAAGCGCACAGGACCGAGCGGCATTCTCCAAGCTTCCGAGCGACACAGCCCAGGTCGAGCTGGTTGCCTATGCGGATCGCAACGTCGATCCGGTCTTCGACCAAATCGACCGGCCGGTCCGAGGCGCGCAGGTCGATGGAGAGCCGGGGATGCGCCCGCAGGAAGTCTGCCAGCAGCGGGGTAAGCTGCTCCTCGCTTAGGATCGTCGCGGCAGCGATCCTGAGCAGGCCATTCGGGCTGTCACCCTCACCCGCGACGGCGTGAAGGTTGGCGGCAAGGCGCACCATCTCGCGCGAGAGTTCGAGCACGCGCTCGCCCGCCAACGTGAGGCTCAGCCGCCGGGTGGTCCGGTGGAGCAGGCGCGTCCCGGTCCAATCCTCGAGTGCGCCGAGATGGCGCGACGCCATGGCCCGCGACATGCCGAGCGCATCGGCAGCCGCCGTCGCGCTTCCGCGCTCGACCGTCTCCACGAAAACCTGTGCGGCGGTAAGGCGATCCATCAAACGCTCGATCCGTGCAACAGTGTGTCTACATAATGGCTCTATATGTTCGTTTCGTGCAACGTTAAATCGGCTGTCGAAAGGGACGGCCATGTCGGATCTCGAACTCCGCTACTACTTCGACCCCTTGTGCGGCTGGTGCTATGCCAGCGCAGAGGCGCTGGCGGCGCTTGCTGAACGACACGGCAGCCAGCTGCGCATGATGCCCGTGGGGCTGTTCTTCGAGCCCCGCCCAGTCAGCGCGATCGCGGACCATGCGTGGCGGAACGATCAGCGCATCGGCGGGCTGACCGGCCAGCCGTTCAGCGAAGCGTACCACCGCAACGTGCTGCAGGCCCCGGACGGCGTGTTCACCTCGGGTCCGCTCACGCTGGCGCTGGCCGCCTTGGGCGAGACCGATGCCGCTCTCGAACCGCGCTTCCTTCATGCGGCGCAGCGCGCCCGCTACGTCGAGGGCCGCGATACGTCGCAGGTCGCGGAGGTCGTCCCGGTTGCCATTGCGGTGGCGACCGAGGCCGGACTGAAGCTCGATCCAGACGGGCTCGGCGCCCGGCTCCGGAATGATGCCGCGCTCGCCGAGCGGGTCGCTGACCGGATCACGGCCGCGCAGGCCGAGATGCATGGGCTACCGGGAGGCGGCGTGCCGCAGCTCCTCGTCCGTGTGGGCGGCAAGGCTCACGCGGTCAGCGGGCAGACCCTCTACGCGGGCCGCGACGCGATACTCGCCGCCGTCGAGCAAGCGTCCCTCGCATCCTGATCACACACCCTCCCCGTCGAAAGGATCATTCCATGAAAATCGCACTCATCGGCGCCTCAGGTAACGCAGGCTCGCGTATTCTGGCGGAGCTGTCCCGGCGCGGGCATCAGGTCACGGCCATTGCCCGCGATACCTCCAAAATCCCCACCGCTCCCGGCGTCACCGCGGCTGCAGTCGACATCGCGGATGTGGCGAAGCTGTCCGCGATCCTGCGCGGCAATGACGCCGTGATCAGCGCGGTCCACTTCTCGGCGAGCGATCCCGACAAGCTCATCGCTGCCGTCGAGGGTGCGGGTGTGCGCCGCTATCTGGTTGTTGGCGGGGCCGGGAGCCTTGAGGTCGCGCCGGGTCAGCTGCTGGTCAACACCCCTGATTTCCCGGCGCAATATCGCGACGAGGCCCTGGGCGGCGTCGCCTTCCTCGAAAGGCTGCGCCGCAACGACACGCTGGAATGGACCTTCCTCTCGCCTTCGGCGCTGTTCACTGCAGGCGAGCGGACTGGCCGGTTTCGTCTCGGCACGGATCAGCTGCTCACCAACGAGAACGGCAGCATCATCTCGTTCGAGGACTATGCCATCGCGCTCGCCGACGAGATCGAGCAGCCGCGCCACGTTCGCCAGCGCTTCACCGTGGGCTACTGAGGGGTCGCGGAGCCCCCGAGGTCGGCTCGACGGATCCTCGCGGCGAGGACAGCAGGTGATGGATGGCCGTCTCGCCCCAAAGCTGACGGTCCGAACGTCCGGAAAGGATCGATGCTGTTGAAAAACTCTCCAACGCTCGTCGAGTGCACTGCATATAGTATGCAGATGAGCGATGAACATGATTGCCTCGCCGCGGCCCTTGATCGCCTCCAGCACGCCCGCGCCGAGCGCCTGATGGATCGACGCCTTGGGCTTCTTCTCCTTCTTCTCGCCCCCGCCCTTGGCC
The sequence above is a segment of the Methylobacterium nodulans ORS 2060 genome. Coding sequences within it:
- a CDS encoding HAD family hydrolase; this translates as MTSSKTKPDAVDRACIFDVDGVLLASPHERAWREALRGFADPSRFTTALYQAYVAGKPRLDGAFAGLTALGLPDAQRLAAAYGEAKQRCLDRIIAAEGVAAFPDALRFVRALTERGWRLAAASSSKNAERMMRLVLLHEGRTLLDAFVVTVCGRDLRHGKPDPEIFLLAAAELQVGPMRCIVFEDAPAGIQAARAGHMTAIGVARLGDAAGLWAAGAHRVVASLDELCIDDLVLHQPSGEAA
- a CDS encoding glycoside hydrolase family 65 protein, coding for MIVSGTTAQALVPTADPSWLLRETGYELLRESTFETRFAISNGFLGVRGGLATHLGACRAIPPRTYVAGLFDTPTPDSAVPELVPAADWLQVRILLPDGPLMRCPNRSSRALTLDMRRGTLFTEARQTCNAPLDVRLRTLRLVSLDLRAIGMQLIELEIENGVSDLTLEASFGPTDFELAPERADLDLKAWRTWRSGRSLAIAAAASLQVDGTERQPTARGDLSWSWSWTASPGQVVSFQRIIAVTRHHSVDVHSGARARKELAAARTLGWQGLIARHEAAWAGRWHCSDVRVEGDPAAQAALRFAIFHLNGAVNPSDPQVSVAARALTGDDYRGHVFWDTEIFLLPFYTLTWPEAARTLLMYRFRTLDAARAKAAAMGWRGALYAWESADIGDEVTPKQTVGPDRKILDILCGSQEQHISADVAYAVWQYWRATEDETFLREAGAEIILETARFWAARAEPEADGLRHIRGIIGPDEYHEAVDDNAFTNMMARWNIERGLDVAALLQELWPETWDGLSERLGLDEPELIQWREAAQTIVTGFDPATGLFEQFAGFSALEEIDLAAYSGRSVPMDVVLGRERTQLTQVIKQADVVALLALLPEVFAGRAAETNFDHYEPRCGHGSSLSRAMHGIAAARLGRSETALQYFRQSAAIDLADTHVAISGGIHIAALGGVWLIAIFGIAGLSLRPDGLAFDPQLPEAWRSLEFRLHWRGRHLIVTIDPAARVFRVALETGSGMPVYVRGSRYLVSADEALAVPLDP
- a CDS encoding SPW repeat protein; the protein is MTNDRTQARLLPSIVRLSLGALLIISPWVWGYAQQRMPAASAILSGTIIARLGLSGNSRLRE
- a CDS encoding alpha/beta fold hydrolase produces the protein MHTDSTPITKPHTNRRKWLAPALIGSAAALGASALYAVAKAREAERRHPPVGRFMTVDGVCLHYMERGRGEPLVLIHGNGTLIQDFLVSGIVEELAKRHRVILIDRPGYGYSARPRALWTPRAHATLFQKALERLGVSQAVVLGHSWGSLVAVALALQAPQLVRSLVLASGYYYPTLRADVAVFSPPAIPVLGDALRYTVSPLLSRLILPGLIKAMFAPADVPERFDEQMPKELMLRPSQLRAAAEDAALMTPVTIELREHYRDLKLPVVIITGADDQIADVARQSERLHRELPHSEFIVVPGQGHMIHHLAPDQVVNAVERASARFYAKAA
- a CDS encoding DUF2934 domain-containing protein → MEAPDEITPEQIRERAYDLWERNHRPEGFEMQFWLMAERELKAERDRKQARVRADAAKSPPTAPAVHGRE
- a CDS encoding IS1182-like element ISMno15 family transposase: MTRFIAGEDRQQVTLLPDCLDDYVAADNPVRLAEAFVDELDLAALGCAGAVPEATGRPAYDPATLLKLYLYGYLNRIPSSRRLERESPRNLELIWLTGRLMPDFKTLADFRKNNGPAIQATCAQFVVLCRRLNLFSKAIVAVDGSKFKAVNNRDKNFTVAKLEARVAQVEASVARYLAALDRADREPSDVAEARTARLTEKIAALREQMQDLQAMRQRVEEAPDQQVALTDPDARSLATRGKGTGLVGYNVQAAVDVEHHLIVAHAVTNVGSDRAQLAPMGVLAQEATGCEPITVLADRGYLNGDQVLVCEGTGVLPCVPKTLTSGNVKRGLFTGQDFIYDAQKDHYTCPAGQHLTKAPARSDRRDEIDHYRNRTACPACALKPRCTTEAARRIKRWVHEGVLDAMQARLDGMPDAMKVRRQTVEHPFGTLKAWMGATHFLTRTLAKVRTEMSLQVLAYNMKRMIQIFGVGALITAIRA
- a CDS encoding LysR family transcriptional regulator, yielding MDRLTAAQVFVETVERGSATAAADALGMSRAMASRHLGALEDWTGTRLLHRTTRRLSLTLAGERVLELSREMVRLAANLHAVAGEGDSPNGLLRIAAATILSEEQLTPLLADFLRAHPRLSIDLRASDRPVDLVEDRIDVAIRIGNQLDLGCVARKLGECRSVLCASPRYLDERGTPLQPSELHAHACLTYTNFGAAEWTLQAGGESVTVKANGPFRTNEALALRRAALAGLGIAMLPDFAVVGHLASGALRVVLPAWRPPPHPIHALYLSRVHLPAAARAFIDYLARRLLQEGAGTAGQGRAG
- a CDS encoding DsbA family protein, whose amino-acid sequence is MSDLELRYYFDPLCGWCYASAEALAALAERHGSQLRMMPVGLFFEPRPVSAIADHAWRNDQRIGGLTGQPFSEAYHRNVLQAPDGVFTSGPLTLALAALGETDAALEPRFLHAAQRARYVEGRDTSQVAEVVPVAIAVATEAGLKLDPDGLGARLRNDAALAERVADRITAAQAEMHGLPGGGVPQLLVRVGGKAHAVSGQTLYAGRDAILAAVEQASLAS
- a CDS encoding NAD(P)-dependent oxidoreductase — its product is MKIALIGASGNAGSRILAELSRRGHQVTAIARDTSKIPTAPGVTAAAVDIADVAKLSAILRGNDAVISAVHFSASDPDKLIAAVEGAGVRRYLVVGGAGSLEVAPGQLLVNTPDFPAQYRDEALGGVAFLERLRRNDTLEWTFLSPSALFTAGERTGRFRLGTDQLLTNENGSIISFEDYAIALADEIEQPRHVRQRFTVGY